A genomic window from Silene latifolia isolate original U9 population chromosome 11, ASM4854445v1, whole genome shotgun sequence includes:
- the LOC141613213 gene encoding uncharacterized protein LOC141613213, with protein sequence MPENSEEQNHSYDYYDDPLYLSSSDQPFSHLVSPLFDGNDFLGWKQDIVMALASKNKDGFIDGSLTRPPKTDRKYHQWVRCDLMVMKWILNSLAKPIRDNLKYVKSAKELWVELQERYGQANAVEIYQLKKDLDAVSQSNLSLVEYYSKLKNYWETLDSLDPIPQCSCGKIVLCSCTLMKRLVARENNSKLIQFLMGLNNGFDNIRTQILSMDPLPTINKALGLLQKIEKQKQVVESVEVLNETSAYASFKGVDANNNVKKEKKYCSHCKMNNHNLDDCFWANPCEKCGKPGHRIASCYQIIGFPGDKGAKPSVKAKYKRFGGKSGFKKSANTADIVENNDSEEDNPLVQAAGASHSQSFDLNMMDGLVTSVVNQVIKRLTDNVPSLSSSNFAGMIPTALVNDVHLNYCLHDWIIDTGASDHMSFNIRLMHNVRNLSKPIPIGLPDGSVKHVFRVGDVCLTAKILLKNVLLIPDFKQNLLSVSKLIDDNNCFFVFFAKTCLF encoded by the coding sequence ATGCCTGAAAATTCTGAAGAACAAAATCATAGCTACGACTATTATGATGATCCGCTTTACCTATCATCATCTGATCAGCCCTTTTCTCACTTGGTTTCACCACTGTTTGATGGAAATGATTTCCTGGGGTGGAAACAGGACATTGTCATGGCTCTTGCATCCAAGAACAAAGACGGGTTCATAGATGGTTCTCTTACTCGACCGCCAAAGACAGATAGAAAGTACCATCAGTGGGTACGTTGCGACTTAATGGTGATGAAGTGGATATTGAATTCACTGGCTAAACCAATTCGTGATAACCTGAAGTATGTGAAATCTGCCAAGGAGCTCTGGGTAGAGTTGCAGGAACGGTATGGACAAGCCAATGCAGTTGAAATTTACCAGCTCAAGAAGGATCTTGATGCTGTCAGTCAATCGAATTTATCACTTGTTGAGTATTACAGCAAACTGAAGAACTATTGGGAGACGTTGGACAGTCTTGACCCAATTCCTCAATGTTCTTGTGGTAAGATAGTTTTGTGTTCCTGTACTTTGATGAAAAGACTTGTGGCTCGCGAAAATAACTCCAAATTGATACAATTTCTGATGGGGTTAAATAATGGGTTTGATAACATAAGAACACAAATCCTCTCGATGGATCCTTTGCCTACTATCAACAAGGCTTTGGGTTTGTTACAAaagattgaaaaacaaaaacaagttgTTGAGTCTGTTGAAGTCTTGAATGAGACATCTGCTTATGCTTCTTTTAAGGGTGTTGATGCAAACAATAATGTCAAGAAAGAGAAGAAGTATTGTAGCCACTGTAAAATGAATAATCATAACTTGGATGATTGTTTTTGGGCAAACCCTTGTGAGAAATGTGGGAAACCAGGTCATAGGATTGCTAGTTGTTATCAGATTATTGGCTTTCCTGGTGATAAGGGTGCTAAACCATCTGTCAAGGCCAAATATAAACGCTTTGGTGGGAAATCTGGTTTCAAGAAAAGTGCAAATACTGCTGACATTGTTGAGAATAATGATTCAGAAGAAGATAATCCCCTGGTTCAAGCTGCTGGTGCCAGTCATTCACAATCTTTTGATTTAAATATGATGGATGGTCTGGTTACATCTGTTGTTAATCAGGTTATTAAACGCTTAACAGATAATGTTCCTTCTTTATCCTCGTCCAACTTTGCAGGTATGATTCCTACTGCTTTAGTTAATGATGTTCATCTTAATTACTGCTTGCACGACTGGATTATTGATACTGGGGCTTCAGACCATATGTCTTTCAATATACGTCTAATGCATAATGTTAGAAATCTCAGTAAACCAATTCCGATAGGTCTTCCTGATGGTAGTGTTAAGCATGTTTTTAGAGTTGGTGATGTTTGTTTAACTGCCAAGATTTTGCTTAAAAATGTGCTGCTGATTCCTGATTTTAAACAGAATCTTCTTTCTGTGAGTAAACTTATTGATGACAACAACTGTTTCTTTGTGTTTTTCGCTAAAACTTGTTTATTTTAG
- the LOC141611507 gene encoding putative glycerol-3-phosphate acyltransferase 2: MVTKHKLPQGYHKYASLSQVQDKVLRKSTLVFDVEQALLKSSSMFPYFMLVAFEAGGLLRALILLVTYPMIRLLGEEMMLKAMVFLCFFGIKAETFRLGMNCLPKLFLENVGEEGFEMVMKFGKKVAISRLPRVMVEGYLREYLGIEHIIGSELLEFGGYYIGLVKSQQEVLPKGFVANMEHHVVGIGGESTSFNKWPFRYCKDIYLMSKEDKKWTSLPKDKYPKPLIFHDGRLAFEPTPLATLIMFIWLPFGIILSLTRILVGTLLPYKVSTPVLAFTGLTYISSNNPPHILTTNSKPGKSKGVIFVCNHKIVLDPVYLSLTLQTRLSAVTYSISKLTATISLLVKTLNLTRDKAKDAVIMQNALSQGDLVVCPEGTTCREPYLLRFSPLFAEISDDIIPIAVEAKFSMFYGTTATGMKALDPFIVLMNPKPFYYLKFLDKLPKNRTCKGGGVSRLEVANYVQAEIGKALGYKCTQLTRKDKYAVLAGNDGLVVTSK; this comes from the exons ATGGTAACTAAACACAAACTTCCACAAGGTTATCATAAGTATGCATCTCTAAGCCAAGTACAAGATAAAGTGTTAAGAAAATCCACATTGGTTTTCGATGTCGAACAAGCTTTATTAAAATCATCTTCAATGTTTCCTTACTTCATGTTGGTGGCTTTCGAAGCCGGAGGGCTACTAAGAGCTTTAATCTTGCTCGTAACCTACCCGATGATTCGATTACTAGGGGAAGAAATGATGTTAAAAGCCATGGTTTTCCTTTGCTTTTTCGGTATCAAAGCCGAAACATTTAGACTAGGAATGAATTGCTTGCCAAAGTTGTTCTTGGAAAATGTTGGTGAAGAAGGGTTTGAAATGGTAATGAAGTTTGGTAAGAAGGTGGCAATTAGTAGATTGCCAAGAGTTATGGTTGAAGGGTATCTTAGAGAGTACTTGGGAATTGAACACATAATTGGGAGTGAACTTTTGGAGTTTGGTGGGTATTACATTGGGTTGGTCAAGAGTCAACAAGAGGTTTTGCCTAAAGGTTTTGTTGCCAATATGGAACATCATGTTGTAGGGATTGGTGGTGAAAGCACTTCATTCAATAAATGGCCTTTTAGGTATTGTAAG GACATTTATTTGATGAGCAAGGAAGACAAGAAATGGACAAGTCTCCCAAAGGACAAATACCCAAAACCCTTAATATTCCATGATGGTAGGCTAGCATTCGAACCCACGCCACTTGCTACCTTAATCATGTTCATATGGTTACCATTTGGGATCATCCTTTCCCTAACAAGAATTCTAGTTGGCACTCTATTACCTTATAAAGTATCGACACCGGTGCTAGCCTTCACCGGACTAACCTACATTTCATCAAATAATCCTCCTCATATTCTCACCACAAATTCAAAACCCGGAAAATCAAAAGGAGTTATCTTTGTATGCAATCACAAGATTGTGCTTGACCCGGTGTACCTATCACTAACCCTTCAAACACGTCTCTCAGCGGTCACTTATAGTATAAGCAAGTTAACCGCGACCATCTCTCTACTGGTCAAAACGCTTAACTTGACACGTGACAAGGCAAAAGACGCGGTCATAATGCAAAATGCATTGAGTCAAGGTGACCTTGTGGTTTGCCCCGAAGGGACTACTTGTAGGGAGCCGTATTTACTAAGGTTTAGTCCATTATTTGCGGAAATTAGTGATGACATAATTCCAATAGCCGTAGAAGCTAAATTTAGCATGTTCTATGGGACGACTGCGACAGGGATGAAGGCCTTGGACCCTTTCATTGTTTTGATGAATCCAAAGCCTTTCTATTACTTGAAGTTTCTTGATAAGTTGCCTAAGAATCGGACGTGTAAGGGCGGTGGTGTGTCAAGATTGGAGGTTGCTAATTATGTACAAGCAGAGATTGGTAAGGCGTTGGGGTATAAATGTACTCAATTGACAAGGAAAGATAAGTATGCAGTATTGGCTGGAAATGATGGACTTGTTGTTACCTCTAAGTAA
- the LOC141611508 gene encoding uncharacterized protein LOC141611508 isoform X2, producing the protein MSRRRNAIVAAGLLAFASAGLAFPFYMATSAKKQPVIDSSKPLPPQATFRGPYINTGSRDIGPDHRTCPKK; encoded by the exons ATGTCCCGAAGGCGCAATGCTATTGTAGCTGCAGGATTACTAGCTTTTGCTTCTGCTGGTTTAGCATTTCCTTTCTATATGGC CACATCGGCAAAGAAGCAGCCTGTGATCGACTCATCAAAGCCATTGCCACCTCAGGCAACTTTCCGAGGACCATATATTAACACTGGTTCACGTGACATTGGGCCTGACCATCGGACTTGCCCAAAGAAATGA
- the LOC141611508 gene encoding uncharacterized protein LOC141611508 isoform X1, producing MQGVSNLCVLFLFHRTLQVLPFFSIYILVYSFKPMSRRRNAIVAAGLLAFASAGLAFPFYMATSAKKQPVIDSSKPLPPQATFRGPYINTGSRDIGPDHRTCPKK from the exons ATGCAAGGCGTAAGCAATTTATGCGTCCTCTTTCTTTTTCACAGAACTCTTCAGGTCTTACCTTTCTTCTCCATATATATCTTGGTGTACTCCTTTAAACCGATGTCCCGAAGGCGCAATGCTATTGTAGCTGCAGGATTACTAGCTTTTGCTTCTGCTGGTTTAGCATTTCCTTTCTATATGGC CACATCGGCAAAGAAGCAGCCTGTGATCGACTCATCAAAGCCATTGCCACCTCAGGCAACTTTCCGAGGACCATATATTAACACTGGTTCACGTGACATTGGGCCTGACCATCGGACTTGCCCAAAGAAATGA
- the LOC141611509 gene encoding serine/threonine-protein phosphatase 5 isoform X1, translating into MDSGSSNSSRAEELKVLANEAFKAHKYNQAIDLYSQAIDLNSQNAVYFANRAFAHTKLEEYGSAIQDATNAIDVDSKYSKGYYRRGVAYLAMGKFKEALKDFQQVKRLCPNDPDAAKKLRECEKAVMKLKFEEAISVPEAERRSVADSIDYRSIVGSMVSNRILMGGAAAVVLAAALMAANFMSMEAVVAIIVLAASVMVLVFPLAQVEPQYSGARIEGDAVTLDFVKKMIEDFKKEKCLHKRYAFQIVLQTRELLRALPSLVDISVPDGKHFTICGDVHGQFYDLLNIFELNGLPSEDNPYLFNGDFVDRGSFSLEVILTLFAFKCMCPSAMYLTRGNHESKSMNKIYGFEGEVKSKLNETFVELFAEVFCCLPLAHVINNKVFVVHGGLFSVDGVKLSDIKAIDRFCEPPEEGLMCETLWSDPQPFPGRGPSKRGVGLSFGPDVTKKFLQDNNLDLVVRSHEVKDEGYEIDHDGKLITVFSAPNYCDQMGNKGAFIRFKSPEMKPNITSFSAVPHPNVMPMAYANNFLKMFS; encoded by the exons ATGGATTCTGGAAGTTCAAACTCATCACGCGCAGAAGAGCTGAAAGTTTTAGCTAATGAAGCTTTCAAAG CTCATAAATACAATCAAGCTATTGATCTCTACTCTCAAGCAATTGACTTGAACAGCCAGAATGCTGTATACTTTGCAAATCGTGCATTTGCACACACCAAATTGGAAGAATATGGTAGTGCAATTCAGGATGCAACAAATGCTATTGATGTTGATTCCAAGTATTCGAAG GGTTATTATAGAAGAGGAGTAGCATACCTTGCTATGGGCAAATTTAAAGAGGCGCTAAAGGATTTTCAGCAG gTCAAAAGGCTATGTCCAAATGATCCTGATGCTGCCAAAAAGTTGAGAGAATGTGAGAAGGCTGTAATGAAGCTTAAATTTGAGGAAGCGATTTCTGTACCGGAGGCTGAAAGACGATCTGTGGCTGATTCCATTGACTATCGCTCGATTG TGGGAAGTATGGTGTCCAATCGAATTTTGATGGGTGGGGCTGCAGCAGTTGTCTTGGCAGCTGCTCTGATGGCTGCAAATTTTATGTCAATGGAAGCAGTGGTAGCAATTATTGTTTTGGCAGCATCTGTGATGGTCCTTGTTTTTCCTTTGGCAC AGGTTGAGCCACAATATTCTGGGGCGAGGATAGAAGGAGATGCAGTAACATTAGATTTTGTAAAGAAAATGATCGAGGACTTCAAAAAAGAGAAGTGTTTGCATAAGAG ATATGCATTCCAGATAGTTTTGCAAACAAGAGAGTTGCTGCGTGCCTTGCCTTCTCTTGTAGACATATCTGTTCCTGATGGCAAGCATTTTACCATATGTGGTGACGTACATGGACAG TTCTATGACCTTCTAAATATATTTGAGCTTAATGGGCTTCCTTCAGAAGACAATCCATATCTATTTAATGGTGACTTTGTGGATAGAGGCTCCTTTTCACTGGAGGTTATCCTTACACTTTTTGCATTCAAGTGCATGTGTCCATCTG CAATGTATCTGACGAGGGGGAATCACGAGAGCAAGAGCATGAACAAGATATATGGGTTCGAGGGGGAAGTCAAGTCCAAGTTGAACGAAACATTTGTCGAGCTATTTGCTGAAGTGTTCTGTTGCTTACCTTTGGCTCATGTGATTAATAACAAGGTGTTTGTAGTTCATGGCGGTCTCTTCAGTGTCGATGGAGTAAAGCTTTCCGACATTAAAGCAATTGATCGATTTTGTGAACCTCCGGAAGAAG GTTTGATGTGTGAGACATTGTGGAGTGATCCACAACCATTCCCAGGTAGAGGTCCCAGTAAGCGGGGTGTTGGTCTTTCATTTGGTCCCGATGTCACCAAAAAGTTTCTTCAGGACAACAATTTAG ATCTAGTTGTGCGATCACATGAAGTGAAAGACGAAGGTTACGAGATTGATCACGATGGTAAACTTATTACCGTATTTTCTGCTCCAAATTATTGTGATCAG ATGGGTAACAAGGGTGCGTTCATCCGATTTAAATCCCCTGAAATGAAGCCTAATATTACCTCATTCTCAGCAGTG CCGCACCCTAATGTGATGCCTATGGCGTATGCCAACAATTTCCTGAAGATGTTCTCTTGA
- the LOC141611509 gene encoding serine/threonine-protein phosphatase 5 isoform X2, whose translation MDSGSSNSSRAEELKVLANEAFKAHKYNQAIDLYSQAIDLNSQNAVYFANRAFAHTKLEEYGSAIQDATNAIDVDSKYSKGYYRRGVAYLAMGKFKEALKDFQQVKRLCPNDPDAAKKLRECEKAVMKLKFEEAISVPEAERRSVADSIDYRSIEVEPQYSGARIEGDAVTLDFVKKMIEDFKKEKCLHKRYAFQIVLQTRELLRALPSLVDISVPDGKHFTICGDVHGQFYDLLNIFELNGLPSEDNPYLFNGDFVDRGSFSLEVILTLFAFKCMCPSAMYLTRGNHESKSMNKIYGFEGEVKSKLNETFVELFAEVFCCLPLAHVINNKVFVVHGGLFSVDGVKLSDIKAIDRFCEPPEEGLMCETLWSDPQPFPGRGPSKRGVGLSFGPDVTKKFLQDNNLDLVVRSHEVKDEGYEIDHDGKLITVFSAPNYCDQMGNKGAFIRFKSPEMKPNITSFSAVPHPNVMPMAYANNFLKMFS comes from the exons ATGGATTCTGGAAGTTCAAACTCATCACGCGCAGAAGAGCTGAAAGTTTTAGCTAATGAAGCTTTCAAAG CTCATAAATACAATCAAGCTATTGATCTCTACTCTCAAGCAATTGACTTGAACAGCCAGAATGCTGTATACTTTGCAAATCGTGCATTTGCACACACCAAATTGGAAGAATATGGTAGTGCAATTCAGGATGCAACAAATGCTATTGATGTTGATTCCAAGTATTCGAAG GGTTATTATAGAAGAGGAGTAGCATACCTTGCTATGGGCAAATTTAAAGAGGCGCTAAAGGATTTTCAGCAG gTCAAAAGGCTATGTCCAAATGATCCTGATGCTGCCAAAAAGTTGAGAGAATGTGAGAAGGCTGTAATGAAGCTTAAATTTGAGGAAGCGATTTCTGTACCGGAGGCTGAAAGACGATCTGTGGCTGATTCCATTGACTATCGCTCGATTG AGGTTGAGCCACAATATTCTGGGGCGAGGATAGAAGGAGATGCAGTAACATTAGATTTTGTAAAGAAAATGATCGAGGACTTCAAAAAAGAGAAGTGTTTGCATAAGAG ATATGCATTCCAGATAGTTTTGCAAACAAGAGAGTTGCTGCGTGCCTTGCCTTCTCTTGTAGACATATCTGTTCCTGATGGCAAGCATTTTACCATATGTGGTGACGTACATGGACAG TTCTATGACCTTCTAAATATATTTGAGCTTAATGGGCTTCCTTCAGAAGACAATCCATATCTATTTAATGGTGACTTTGTGGATAGAGGCTCCTTTTCACTGGAGGTTATCCTTACACTTTTTGCATTCAAGTGCATGTGTCCATCTG CAATGTATCTGACGAGGGGGAATCACGAGAGCAAGAGCATGAACAAGATATATGGGTTCGAGGGGGAAGTCAAGTCCAAGTTGAACGAAACATTTGTCGAGCTATTTGCTGAAGTGTTCTGTTGCTTACCTTTGGCTCATGTGATTAATAACAAGGTGTTTGTAGTTCATGGCGGTCTCTTCAGTGTCGATGGAGTAAAGCTTTCCGACATTAAAGCAATTGATCGATTTTGTGAACCTCCGGAAGAAG GTTTGATGTGTGAGACATTGTGGAGTGATCCACAACCATTCCCAGGTAGAGGTCCCAGTAAGCGGGGTGTTGGTCTTTCATTTGGTCCCGATGTCACCAAAAAGTTTCTTCAGGACAACAATTTAG ATCTAGTTGTGCGATCACATGAAGTGAAAGACGAAGGTTACGAGATTGATCACGATGGTAAACTTATTACCGTATTTTCTGCTCCAAATTATTGTGATCAG ATGGGTAACAAGGGTGCGTTCATCCGATTTAAATCCCCTGAAATGAAGCCTAATATTACCTCATTCTCAGCAGTG CCGCACCCTAATGTGATGCCTATGGCGTATGCCAACAATTTCCTGAAGATGTTCTCTTGA